From the Flavimarina sp. Hel_I_48 genome, one window contains:
- the coaBC gene encoding bifunctional phosphopantothenoylcysteine decarboxylase/phosphopantothenate--cysteine ligase CoaBC, which translates to MVSGKKIILGITGGIAAYKSAWLVRAFIKAGAEVRVIMTPEAKDFVTPLTLSTLSKNAVLSSFTQDEENELWNNHVELGLWADFFVIAPATANTLSKMASGASDNLLLATYLSAKCPVYFAPAMDLDMYKHPTTQANFEKLQEFGNIMIPATSGELASGLEGQGRMAEPDDIVAFINGDIQSKLPLYGKKVLITAGPTYEAIDPVRFIGNHSSGKMGYALAQCAANLGSEVILISGPTALKLDHPSVKIISIVSAQQLFERVKTYFDGVNIAIAAAAVADYRPADPAAQKIKKKSADFQIQLEPTEDSLKYMGAHKRDQYLIGFALETENEVENAQDKLKRKNLDLIVLNSLNDSGAGFGTPTNKVTFIDARGGVYPQELKPKEDVAKDIFNRIRQALYV; encoded by the coding sequence GTGGTAAGCGGCAAAAAAATAATCCTGGGAATTACAGGAGGTATTGCTGCCTATAAATCTGCCTGGCTTGTGCGCGCTTTTATCAAAGCCGGTGCAGAAGTTCGTGTGATTATGACACCAGAAGCCAAAGATTTTGTCACTCCACTTACGCTTTCAACACTTTCTAAAAATGCAGTGCTTTCCTCATTCACACAGGATGAAGAAAATGAACTGTGGAACAATCACGTAGAACTCGGCCTTTGGGCCGATTTTTTCGTTATAGCTCCGGCCACCGCAAATACCCTTTCCAAGATGGCGAGTGGCGCAAGCGATAACCTACTGCTTGCGACTTATTTATCGGCTAAGTGTCCTGTTTATTTTGCACCTGCAATGGATCTTGATATGTACAAGCATCCCACAACACAAGCCAACTTTGAAAAGTTACAGGAATTTGGCAATATCATGATTCCGGCAACGAGCGGGGAACTGGCCAGTGGCCTGGAAGGGCAGGGGAGAATGGCAGAACCTGATGATATCGTTGCGTTTATAAATGGCGATATTCAGTCAAAATTGCCTTTATATGGCAAAAAAGTACTTATTACCGCCGGTCCTACATACGAAGCCATTGATCCCGTACGTTTTATAGGGAATCATAGCAGTGGCAAAATGGGTTATGCACTGGCGCAATGTGCAGCAAACCTGGGTTCAGAAGTGATTTTGATTTCAGGTCCCACGGCCTTAAAGCTTGATCATCCTTCCGTTAAGATTATTTCTATTGTAAGTGCACAGCAGCTTTTTGAACGGGTGAAAACTTATTTTGATGGGGTAAATATCGCGATTGCAGCCGCTGCAGTGGCAGATTACAGACCAGCAGATCCAGCAGCGCAAAAAATCAAGAAAAAGTCGGCTGATTTTCAAATTCAGCTAGAACCCACCGAGGACAGTTTGAAATATATGGGCGCTCATAAAAGAGATCAGTACCTTATAGGTTTTGCCCTTGAAACGGAGAATGAAGTAGAGAACGCCCAGGATAAACTGAAACGTAAAAATCTGGATCTAATCGTTTTGAATTCGCTGAATGACAGCGGCGCCGGTTTTGGCACTCCTACAAATAAAGTTACTTTTATAGATGCCAGGGGTGGTGTGTACCCACAGGAACTGAAACCCAAAGAAGATGTGGCCAAAGATATTTTCAACCGTATACGACAAGCACTTTATGTATAA
- a CDS encoding DNA-directed RNA polymerase subunit omega, which produces MDVKNLEAPVNTITLNREEVYAPTDNIYEAISIIAKRATQINTDIKKELLEKLDEFATYSDSLEEIFENKEQIEVSKFYEKLPKPHAMAVQEWLDSKIYYRDTSATETEI; this is translated from the coding sequence ATGGACGTTAAAAATCTTGAAGCACCAGTAAACACAATTACCTTAAACAGAGAAGAGGTATATGCTCCTACTGATAATATTTATGAAGCTATCAGCATTATAGCTAAAAGGGCAACTCAGATCAATACAGATATCAAGAAGGAATTACTTGAAAAACTTGACGAGTTTGCAACCTACAGCGATAGTCTTGAAGAGATCTTTGAAAACAAAGAACAGATCGAAGTTTCCAAATTCTATGAAAAACTGCCTAAGCCTCACGCTATGGCCGTTCAGGAATGGTTGGATAGCAAAATCTATTACAGGGATACTTCTGCCACAGAAACTGAAATATAA
- a CDS encoding DUF4835 family protein produces MYKIVLFFVLLTSFSATAQELNCSVEINAEQTGQANLQVYKTLRNSIEEFMNNTNWTDSDYKQQERIDCSLIIIVSNQDSDYFTASMQIQSARPIYNSTYNSTVLNYNDTQFGFRYTEFQPMNYNPNSFDSNLISVLAFYAYTMIGLDAATYERDAGIPYFEEAKRVVNTAQQGGNAGWSAQSGTQSRFRLNSDLLSANFADFNEVLFAYHRNGLDYMADNTKDAKQSIAVTLELFNQMYNSRPNNYLTRVFFDAKAQEVSQIFSGGPQVNISSLVSTLNKVAPTKSSFWQQIKL; encoded by the coding sequence ATGTATAAAATAGTACTGTTTTTTGTTCTTTTAACCAGTTTTTCCGCGACCGCACAGGAATTGAATTGTTCCGTTGAGATCAATGCGGAACAGACCGGCCAGGCCAACTTACAGGTTTATAAAACCCTGCGTAATTCCATAGAGGAATTCATGAACAATACAAACTGGACTGATAGTGATTATAAGCAACAGGAGCGTATTGATTGCAGTTTGATCATAATTGTTTCCAACCAGGATTCAGATTATTTTACGGCGAGCATGCAGATTCAATCGGCCAGGCCCATTTATAATTCCACTTACAATTCAACGGTTTTAAATTATAACGACACGCAGTTTGGTTTTCGATATACCGAATTTCAACCCATGAATTACAACCCAAACAGTTTTGATTCCAATCTTATTTCTGTGCTCGCTTTTTACGCTTACACGATGATAGGTCTTGATGCCGCAACATACGAGCGCGATGCGGGGATTCCCTATTTTGAAGAAGCCAAGCGTGTGGTCAATACCGCGCAGCAGGGCGGTAATGCAGGATGGTCTGCGCAAAGCGGAACTCAAAGTCGATTTCGGTTAAATTCAGATCTTTTATCAGCTAATTTTGCTGATTTTAACGAGGTTTTATTCGCGTACCATCGCAATGGCCTGGATTATATGGCAGATAATACAAAAGATGCCAAGCAATCTATCGCCGTTACCTTAGAGCTATTTAACCAGATGTACAACAGTCGCCCGAACAATTACCTGACGCGGGTCTTTTTTGATGCCAAAGCACAGGAAGTTTCTCAAATTTTTTCCGGTGGGCCGCAGGTAAATATCTCCAGTCTCGTTTCTACGCTCAATAAAGTGGCGCCTACCAAATCAAGTTTCTGGCAGCAGATCAAACTGTAA